GGGAAATCTTGTAAAGATAGAAAATGCAAAAACAAGGTTTAGAGACGATAATGTAGAGTTAAGCATTGGTAAAACTGTTAGAGTAATAGTAATGAATGATGATGGCCAGAGCCTCCCTTCACTTGATAAGCTTGAAGATGAAATGTACAAACCCCTTAAAATCAAAGATTTACAGGATATAAAGAGTGAAAAGGAAGAAGTTGGAGTAATGGGACGTATAATAAATCTTTATGACGTGAACGAATTCCAGAGACCAAATGGAACCATGGGCATGGTTCGAACAGTGGAACTTGCTGATGATACTGGCTCAGTCAGGGCATCATTCTGGGATGAAAAAGCTGAAATGGGATTAAATAGGGGTGATGCAATCTGGATTAAAAATGCACGTCCAAGATTCCGTAATGACAGTGTTGAGCTCAGTGTAGGGCGAGCAACTATAGTTATAAAGCCTAAAGAAGAAAGTATGAAGCAAATTCCATCACTTGAAGAAATTGAAGAATCTATTTACAAACCACGGCAAATTGAAGAAATTGAAGAGGAAGATAAAAATATTAAGGTAAGTGGAAAGATTGCTGAAGCTTATGGGGACAGAATACTTTATGAAATGTGTCCAAACTGTAATAAAAGAGTTGAATATGTAGATGAGGCATTTGTTTGTGATTTCTGCGGGGAAGAAATACAGCAGCCCAACTATCTAATGATAATTCCGTGTGTAATAGAGGATGACACTGGAACAATCAGAACAACGTTCTTTAGAAAACTTGCTGAAGAGCTCATTGGAATGACTACAGAAGAGGCAAATGAAGTGATTATAAAGACTGCAGATGAAGGATCCCTTGCTTCAAAGGTGGAAGACCTTGTAGGCAGTACAGTTACATTAATTGCAGATGCAAGCTTCGATGAATACAATGAGGAAATAAGGCTAATTGCCAGGAAAATAGTGAATAGAGAGCTTTAATTCCATAATTTTTATTAAACAAGGAGAATTAAAATGGCCGAATTAGAAGATTTACAGGGTGTTGGAGAAAAAACCGCTCAAAAACTTAGAGATGCGGGTTTTGCAGATATGATGAGACTTGCAACCGCAACAGCTAAAGAACTCAGCGTAAAAGCTGAAATAGGTGAAGGAGTAGCCGAAAAAGTTATTGAAGCTGCAAGAAAAGCTGAATCTATTGACTTTGAAACTGCATATGATGTTATGGAGCGTAGAAAAGACGTGGGTCGTATAACATGTGGAAGCAGCGCTGTTGATGAGCTTATTGGTGGAGGAATCGAAACACAGGCCATAACAGAAGTTTTTGGTGAATTTGGTTCAGGGAAAAGTCAGATATCACACGAACTTGCAGTTACAGTTCAGCTTCCAGAAGAAAAAGGAGGTCTTAATGGTGAATGTGTCTTTATTGATACAGAAAACACTTTTAGGCCTGAAAGAATAGAACAGATTGCTGCTGGATTTGGGCTTGACTACGAAGAAGTACTGCAAAAAATACATATTGCAAGAGCTTTTAACTCAAGTCACCAGATTTTAATGGCAGACAAGGTAAACGAATTAATTCAAAGTGGAGTAAACATAAGACTGGTCATAGTGGATTCATTAACTGCCCACTTTAGAGCAGAATACATTGGAAGGGAATCACTTGCTACAAGACAGCAAAAATTAAACCAGCACCTTCACACACTCCAAAACATTGCAAATACCTATAATGCAGCAATATTTGTTACAAATCAGGTGCAGGCAAGACCGGATGCATTCTTTGGAAGTCCAACCAAAGCTATTGGAGGTCACGTGCTTGGACACGCTGCAACCTACAGAATATGGCTTAAAAAAGGGCTTGCTGGCAAAAGAATAGCAAGACTGGTAGACAGTCCTCATTTACCTGAAGGTGAAGCTGTCTTTAAGATAGTGGCTGAAGGAGTTACTGACTGATAAAGATAATAGCTCAAAGAACATGAAAAAATTATTGTAACTATCTGCAACCTAAAAATCTGAATAGAGGTTTATAACCAGAAATAAGTGTCTAGACAGTAAAATGTCTGGAACATCCTCACGATTTTTTAATTTTTTTTATTTTTTCTTTTCTTAAATTACAAAAGTCTGATTATATGAATTCAGTTGAAACCATCATTCCAATTATAATAATGATAATAGCAGGCTATTTATTTAAAAAAACAGATGTTTTAAAGGCAGAACACGCCATAGCACTGAATAAAATTGTGATAAATATTGCACTTCCTGCACTGATTTTTCTGGCAATTTATGACATAGATCTATCCATTCTTCCAGTTATAGCTCCCATACCTTTTATATGCATACTTACAGGAGTTTTAAGTGGTTTAATAGCATATGTCTTTGCAACGATCAGGAAATATCCTCAAAAGACCCGCTGGAGCATTGTGCTAACTTCTGCAATGTTTAATTCAGGATTTCTTGGATACCCCGTAGTACTGGGGGTTTTTGGTGCAGAAGGCCTTGTTAGAGCTGTTTTTTACGATCTGGGCTCCATGATACTTTTTATAGCTTTTGGAGTTTTACTTCTTTTAATATACGGCGGGAAATACACTACAATTTTAAGGAGGGCCTTAATTTTCCCCCCATTATGGGCAGTGGTTCTGGCAGTAATTCTAAATCTTATAAATTTCGATATCGGATTTTTATTTTCAAATACACTTGATTACTTAAGTGGAGCTGCCATTCCGCTTATAATGATATCACTGGGCTTATCACTGGAATTTAGAGGAATAAAAGAAAATATCCAGACCGTATTTTCTGTTTCCCTCATTAAATTAATCTTATCTCCAGTAATAGCATTATCAATTGTGGCTATATTGGGCATGGGCGGCCTTGAAAAACAGGTGACAATTATAGAGGCTGCAATGCCCTCTGCAATGCTAAGCCTGGTCCTGGCAATCACCTATAATCTGGACATTAAAACCACTGCAGCCTGCATATTTGCAAGTACACTTATTAGTCTGGTCACAATTCCATTGATGCTCCTGTTTTTATAAAACAATAGTGGATGAAAAACTTGAAATAAGAAGCTCACTTAAATATCTACAAAATAATTTAGGAAGTACCGATCATAAGATATAGTTAGATTTTGAAAAGCCGTCGAAAATCAGAGATTTTGAAAAGCTTGTCAAAATGTTTTAATAAAATCAAAACAAACGACAAATAGTAACTTCTTACAGGTGGTTAATATGATTGAAATAGAATTTGATTCAATGGACGATGCAGTAGAGGCTTTAAATGAGCTTTCCTATTTAGGAAAGGCTAAAATTGATAAAAGAATTAATCATGAAATTATTATGAGGAAGTATTTTTTGAATTCAAATTATGACGAGGCATTGGATGCGCTTAAAAATGCTGAAAAAAGGTTTGAAGATATATCTCATGATGAAAATGATGAAAATCCTGTGGAATATTTGTACACGGCATTAACTGTTTTAAAAAAGCTTTTTGAAAGTGGAAAGTTTAGGGAACTGGAGAACAAAGATCTCAGTGAGGCTGAAGATAAACTTTTTGAAATTGTTGCAGAAATAGATCTCAATGATAAATTCAGGAATTTAGAAATGTTAAAGAAAAAATCTGAAGAGTTCCATTCTGATGACACGCTGGATAGGGCTGAAGATGCTAATGATTCTGGTGATTTACTTCCTGATAATAATCTGGACAAATTCCTGGAAATAGCATGGAAAAGAGGGTTTCTGATAAATCCTATACTTGAAAGTGTTTATTTTCATAAAGATTCTGAGGATCCATGTTCCTGCTTTATGAATGGTGTATACCTGAATGTTACCAGATTGGAAGATTTATTTAATGCTGCCGATTTAAGAATGAAAATTTTATCCAACACCTATGTATCTTATATTTTAAATCTGGGCCTGGAATTCGTTTTCAAGAAGGAAGATTTAATAGATTCCCTTTCTAAGTTACCTGTAGTTGATGAAGATGTTTTTGAGGATGTTTTTGAACAGATCCAGATGGTTTCGGTATTGGCTGATGAAATTATGTCATCCCTTGAAGAATCTAAAAAAGTTAAATACAGAAAATTCATACTTGATATGACGGATATGTTAAACAACGACATTTTTTCTTTTAAGGATCTTGATGTGGAATTCAGCATTGATTCAGATTTTATAGAGATTATTATAAAGGATCTTGATAAAATCGGACTTATTAAAATAAAAGGAAGGAAAACAATAAGGTATGCTGCAAAATAAACGCACAATCAGAATGTTAATCAAAATTCTAATCATACTAAATTTGCAATATTTAATTAATTAAAATGGTATTCGATGAATAAAAAGTTAGTATATAAGAGTCTTATATTTAGAGCCCCAAAAATGTTCTCATATATAAACTTTGTATAAAAAAATAAATAGAAAACTTTATTTATATTGTATAGATAGACCCTACATCTATATAAAAATCATTTATCACAGTAAGTGAAAAGGTGATCTAATGGCAGAAGAAAAAAATATACAAGAAACTACTGAAGAACCTAAAATAGGAGTATACGTGTGCCACTGCGGTATTAACATCGGAGGTGTTGTGGATATAAATGCAGTTAAAGAATATGCAGCAACACTCCCTAATGTTGTTGTAAGTGAAGAATACAAATACTTCTGTGCTGACCCTGGCCAAGAACTGATTCAAAAGGACATCAAAGAAAAGGGTGTAAACAGAGTGGTTGTAGCAGCATGTTCGCCAAGGCTTCACGAGCCAACATTCAGAAGATGCGTTAGAGAAGCAGGCTTAAACCCATTTTTATTTGAATTTGCAAACATAAGGGAACACGATTCATGGGTACACATGAGCGAACCTGAAGCAGCGACTGAAAAGGCAAAAGACCTTACAAGAATGGCAGTTGCAAAAGCAAGATTATTAGAGCCCTTAACCGCTGAAAAAGTTAGTGTAAAGGACAGTGCACTTGTTATCGGTGGTGGAGTTGCAGGAATTCAAGCTGCACTTGACCTGGCGGACATGGGATTTAAAACTTACCTTGTAGAAAAACAGCCTACTATCAGTGGAAGAATGGGTCAGTTAGACAAAACATTCCCAACTCTTGACTGTTCCATGTGTATTCTTGCACCTAAAATGGTTGATGTAGGTAAACATGATAATATTGAACTCTTATCTTACTCTGAAGTTAAAAAGGTAGACGGATACATCGGTAACTTCAAAGTAACCGTAGAGAGAAAAGCAAGATACATAAGCGAAGAACTCTGTGTGGGATGCGGATCCTGTGTAGATGTTTGTCCAATAGAAATTCCAAACTACTTCGACGAAGGAATTGGAATGGTTAAAGCTGCATACATCCCGTTCCCGCAGGCAGTACCACTACTTGCTACAATCGACAAAGATTACTGCATAGAATGTAACCTCTGTGACCAGATATGTGAAAGAGGTGCAGTACAGCACGACCAGGAAGCAGAAGAAGTTGAAATTGAGGTAGGTACAATCATCGTTGCAACAGGCTATGACCAGTTCGATGCAACAGAAAAACCCGAATACGGATACGGAGACTACACAAACGTTCTCACCGGTCTGGAACTTGAAAGACAGATCAACGCATCAGGCCCAACAGAAGGTAAAGTTTTAAAGCCATCAGATGGTCAAAAACCAGAAAGTGTTGCTTTCATATTATGTGTAGGCTCAAGGGACGAGAAAGTAGGAAATGAATACTGTTCCAGAGTATGCTGTATGCACTCCATGAAAAATGCTCAACTTATAAAGGACAAAAAGCCTGACACTGAAGTTGTAATCTACTACATGGATATCAGGGCGTTCGGTAAAGGATTCGAAGAGTTCTACAAGCGCTCCCAGGAAAAATACGGTATTAAGTTTATAAGAGGCCGGCCAGGAATGGTCTTAGAAAATCCTGACGAAACTTTAACCGTCAGAAGCGAAGACAGTTTACTTGGAAAAGTAACTGAATACAACTACGATATGGTCGTCCTTGCAGCAGGTTTAGTGCCACCCGCAGGTGCAGAAGAACTAAGACAGACCATCGGACTCTCCAAGAGTGCAGATGGGTTCTTAATGGAAGCTCACCCCAAACTAAGGCCTGTGGATACCTTGACTGAAGGTGTATATATTGCAGGTGTAGCTCAAGGTCCTAAGGATATTCCTGACTCTGTAGCACAGGCATCAGGTGCTGCAGCAAGAGCAGCTATCCCAATGGTTAAAGGTGAAGTGGAAATTGAGCCAATTGTAGCAGTTATAGATGAAGATGTCTGTGGTGAATGTGCAGTTTGTATTGAACTATGTCCATACGGTGCCGTGTCCAGAGAAGAGGGACATGCAGTTGTTAACATAGCTTTATGTCACGGATGTGGAACATGTGTTGCAGCATGTCCATCTGGAGCAATGGACCAGAGCCACTTCAAAACAAACCAGATCATGGCTCAAATTGAAGCTGCTTTAAACGAACCAGTGTCAAAATAAATCAGGGTTTTAATTTTTTAAACCCTCTTCTTTTTTATATCTAAGCTTTTTTGAATTTTAAAAGATTATTTAATGCTCAATCTTTCTAAAATTAAATAATGCAAAAAAATAAATGAAAATAATGTTTAAACAGCGCTAATAATGTTTAAATTTAATAGAGAAAATAGTAAGCGGATACCCAATAGATATCCATGAATAAACGATTACATGCCTTTTAGACTCATGTCCAGCATTCTTTTTGTCTCTTCAGCAAGCTCTGAAGGTAATCCAGTGATATCCATGCTTAAAAATCCTCTTACAATCATGGAAGTGGCTTCATCTTCTGTAAGGCCTCTTGACATTAGATACAACACTTCTTCTTCAGCTATCTTACCTACAGCAGCCTCGTGAGACAGTTCAAGCTCTGTAGCACTACCTTCAAGTTCTGGAACTGCATATATCATGGAATCATCAGATAAAACAAGTCCATGGCATTCTAAATGCCCTTTTGTATCATGCATTCTG
This window of the Methanobacterium sp. genome carries:
- the radA gene encoding DNA repair and recombination protein RadA, which encodes MAELEDLQGVGEKTAQKLRDAGFADMMRLATATAKELSVKAEIGEGVAEKVIEAARKAESIDFETAYDVMERRKDVGRITCGSSAVDELIGGGIETQAITEVFGEFGSGKSQISHELAVTVQLPEEKGGLNGECVFIDTENTFRPERIEQIAAGFGLDYEEVLQKIHIARAFNSSHQILMADKVNELIQSGVNIRLVIVDSLTAHFRAEYIGRESLATRQQKLNQHLHTLQNIANTYNAAIFVTNQVQARPDAFFGSPTKAIGGHVLGHAATYRIWLKKGLAGKRIARLVDSPHLPEGEAVFKIVAEGVTD
- a CDS encoding AEC family transporter, producing the protein MNSVETIIPIIIMIIAGYLFKKTDVLKAEHAIALNKIVINIALPALIFLAIYDIDLSILPVIAPIPFICILTGVLSGLIAYVFATIRKYPQKTRWSIVLTSAMFNSGFLGYPVVLGVFGAEGLVRAVFYDLGSMILFIAFGVLLLLIYGGKYTTILRRALIFPPLWAVVLAVILNLINFDIGFLFSNTLDYLSGAAIPLIMISLGLSLEFRGIKENIQTVFSVSLIKLILSPVIALSIVAILGMGGLEKQVTIIEAAMPSAMLSLVLAITYNLDIKTTAACIFASTLISLVTIPLMLLFL
- a CDS encoding CoB--CoM heterodisulfide reductase iron-sulfur subunit A family protein; protein product: MAEEKNIQETTEEPKIGVYVCHCGINIGGVVDINAVKEYAATLPNVVVSEEYKYFCADPGQELIQKDIKEKGVNRVVVAACSPRLHEPTFRRCVREAGLNPFLFEFANIREHDSWVHMSEPEAATEKAKDLTRMAVAKARLLEPLTAEKVSVKDSALVIGGGVAGIQAALDLADMGFKTYLVEKQPTISGRMGQLDKTFPTLDCSMCILAPKMVDVGKHDNIELLSYSEVKKVDGYIGNFKVTVERKARYISEELCVGCGSCVDVCPIEIPNYFDEGIGMVKAAYIPFPQAVPLLATIDKDYCIECNLCDQICERGAVQHDQEAEEVEIEVGTIIVATGYDQFDATEKPEYGYGDYTNVLTGLELERQINASGPTEGKVLKPSDGQKPESVAFILCVGSRDEKVGNEYCSRVCCMHSMKNAQLIKDKKPDTEVVIYYMDIRAFGKGFEEFYKRSQEKYGIKFIRGRPGMVLENPDETLTVRSEDSLLGKVTEYNYDMVVLAAGLVPPAGAEELRQTIGLSKSADGFLMEAHPKLRPVDTLTEGVYIAGVAQGPKDIPDSVAQASGAAARAAIPMVKGEVEIEPIVAVIDEDVCGECAVCIELCPYGAVSREEGHAVVNIALCHGCGTCVAACPSGAMDQSHFKTNQIMAQIEAALNEPVSK